The stretch of DNA CCTCCGTTTCTTATATGGTCACGCTAAGCCTTGTAGCGTCGTTCTATTATCAGAGCCTGATCCCGCTGAGCCTGGTGTTCGTTTTCCTATCACTATCAATACTGTTGAACGCCAGCTTCTTCCTCGTGTTTCATCTGAACCTGAACCTCAGATACAAAGATCCAAGCCTGACGCTCGCTCAAATAGTCGCTTCGCTCGTACCGCCTCTTATCGTCATGTATTACCTCGACGCCGGCCAGGCGAGAGCCATTCTGCTGTTGATCGCTGTGGTGCCGGCGCTATACGGGATACTGGCGCTCAATACGCGGCAGTTTATTTACGCCGTGGTAATCATGGTCGGCTCCTACCTGATCGTGCTCGCCTGCCTATGGTCCAACAGACCTGAAGCCTTGGCCGGGACGCTGGAATACGTTCAGCTCTTTACGCTAATTGTCGTGCTCACGCAGGTGGCGCTGATTGGCGGCTATATCAATAGCTTGAGGAAAAGGATCCGGGACCGGAACCTCGCATTGAACACCGCGATGGAAGAATTGAACGAGGCGCTAGCCGTCATTCGGGACATGGCTAACCGTGATGACTTGACCGGACTGTTCAATCGTCGCCACTTATTCGACGTGCTCACAAAAGAGGTCAACCGTTATCAGCGCGTCCCAGGCCCCTTCAGCGTGTGCATGATGGACGTTGACCATTTCAAACTGGTCAATGACATCCATGGTCACCAGGCTGGCGACCAAGTATTGCGCGAAGTCGCGGCCAACGTTCAGAAGCAAATACGCAGCATTGACTGCATTGGTCGCTGGGGTGGCGAAGAGTTTCTGTTGGTTCTACCGCAGACGTCGATAGCCGGAGCGGTGATCAAGGCCGAGCGCATACGTAGCAGCATTGAGGCCCTGCGCTTCCCTCAGATAGGCGAAGACTTCCGCGTAACCGTCTCGCTAGGTGTTGCGGAATACTATGGCAATGCCGATATAGAACAAACGATGGCGCTCGCTGATGCGGCGCTATATCAAGCCAAGTCCGCCGGACGAAACCGTGTGGTGTCCATCGACCCGACTGAAACGGCCGGAGCGGCTAGCATGACGGCATCGTAGCGCCCCGTTATTAAAATGCTGACGTGAACCAACGTCAGCGAGCCCGTTGCTTTCCGTTACTCGGCCAAGCGCCAAGTCGTTCCGCCCTTTCCATCTTCAAGCACAACGCCCATTGCCGTGAGCTGATCGCGAATCCGGTCGGATTCCGCCCAGTTCTTCTCGGCCCGGGCTTGTAGGCGCGCAGAGATGAGCGCATCGACCTCGCCCGGATCCACACTGCCCTTCGCGCCACCTTGCAGAAACTCATTCGGCTCCAGCTGCAACACGCCAAGTGCTTCGGCCATCTTGACTAATTGCTTCGCTAACGCAGCCGCCCCTTGCAGGTCGCTCTCGCGCAGCCGATTGATCTCACGCGCCATGTCGAACAGCACGGCACAGGCTTCTGGCGAATTGAAGTCATCATCCATCGCCGCGCCGAAGCGCTCGACAAAAGCCTCGCCACCCGCCGCGGCCACCTCGGGCAAGCCCCTAAGCGCGGTATAGAATCGATCAAGCGCGCCCTTGGCTTCTTTAAGACTGTCTTCCGAATAGTTGATCGGGCTGCGGTAATGACTCGAGACGAGTAAATAGCGCACCACTTCCGGGTGATATTTCTCTAGCACTTCGCGAATGGTGAAAAAGTTGCCCAGCGACTTGGACATCTTTTCACCGTCGACGCGGACCGCGCCGGCGTGCATCCAGGCATTGGCGTACTGCTTGCCCGTCGCCGCTTCGCTCTGAGCGATCTCATTTTCGTGATGAGGAAACACCAGATCCGGCCCGCCACCGTGAATGTCAAACGTCTCGCCCAAACAGCAGGTAGACATGACCGAGCACTCGATATGCCAACCTGGACGACCGGCGCCCCAGGGCGACGCCCAGCTCGGCTCACCTGGCTTGGCCGCCTTCCAGAGCACGAAGTCCAGCGGATCTTCCTTGGCTTCGTCGACCTCAATGCGGGCGCCGATCTTAAGGTTCTCGATCTTGCGCCGCGAGAGCTTGCCGTAGCCGACGAACTTCCCGACACGGTAGTAAACGTCGCCGTTGCCCGGTGCGTAGGCAAAGCCCTTGTCGATCAAAGTCTGGATCATGGTGTGCATGCCAGCGATATGCTCAGTGGCGCGCGGTTCAAGGTCAGGACGCTGTACATTCAGACGGGTTTCGTCCTCATGCATCGCTGCAATCATTCGTCCGGTCAGCGCCTCAAAGCTCTCACCATTTTCCTGCGCGCGCCGGATGATCTTGTCGTCGATATCGGTGATGTTGCGCACATACGTTAGGTCGTAACCACGCTGACGCAGCCAGCGCGACACCACGTCGAACGCCACCATGACCCGGGCATGCCCAATGTGGCAGAAGTCATAGACCGTCATGCCGCACACGTACATGCGCACCTGATTGCCAATCAGCGGCTTGAGCGGTTCCTTGGTTTTGGTCAGCGTGTTGTAGATCGCCAGCGCCATTACTGGCCTCCCCAGGAATCACGCAGGGTCACGGTACGGTTGAACACTGGCGCGCCCGGTTGGCTGTCCTTGAGGTCTACCGCGAAATAGCCCTCGCGTTCGAACTGGAAACGCGCTTCGGCTTCGGCCGAGGCCAGCGACGGTTCTGCACGGCAGCCTTTGAGCACGACCAGCGACTCGGGATTGATGTTGTCCAGGAAGCTACCGCCGTCTTCGTCTTTTTCCGGGTTGGCAGAGCGGAACAGGCGATCGTACAGGCGCACTTCACATTCCACGCTCTCGGCAGCGGGCACCCAGTGAATGACGCCCTTGACCTTGCGGCCTTCCGGGTTCTTGCCCAGCGTGTTCTCGTCGTAGGAGCAGCGCAGTTCAACAATGTTGCCTTGCTCGTCCTTGACCGCTTCATCCGCACGGATGACGTAGCTGCCACGTAGACGCACTTCCCCACCCGGAATCAGGCGCTTGAACCCGGCCGGAGGTACTTCTTCGAAATCGGTGGCATCGATGTAAATCTCCCGCGAGAACGGCAGCTGC from Pseudomonas sp. DNDY-54 encodes:
- a CDS encoding GGDEF domain-containing protein, translating into MTCVVALTKPGAYAPPCNNNDGFMPPNEDEHALMGGRTTEMEVGTNAGAPQRRDETQQKLRMKRLGMASVSYMVTLSLVASFYYQSLIPLSLVFVFLSLSILLNASFFLVFHLNLNLRYKDPSLTLAQIVASLVPPLIVMYYLDAGQARAILLLIAVVPALYGILALNTRQFIYAVVIMVGSYLIVLACLWSNRPEALAGTLEYVQLFTLIVVLTQVALIGGYINSLRKRIRDRNLALNTAMEELNEALAVIRDMANRDDLTGLFNRRHLFDVLTKEVNRYQRVPGPFSVCMMDVDHFKLVNDIHGHQAGDQVLREVAANVQKQIRSIDCIGRWGGEEFLLVLPQTSIAGAVIKAERIRSSIEALRFPQIGEDFRVTVSLGVAEYYGNADIEQTMALADAALYQAKSAGRNRVVSIDPTETAGAASMTAS
- the cysS gene encoding cysteine--tRNA ligase, yielding MALAIYNTLTKTKEPLKPLIGNQVRMYVCGMTVYDFCHIGHARVMVAFDVVSRWLRQRGYDLTYVRNITDIDDKIIRRAQENGESFEALTGRMIAAMHEDETRLNVQRPDLEPRATEHIAGMHTMIQTLIDKGFAYAPGNGDVYYRVGKFVGYGKLSRRKIENLKIGARIEVDEAKEDPLDFVLWKAAKPGEPSWASPWGAGRPGWHIECSVMSTCCLGETFDIHGGGPDLVFPHHENEIAQSEAATGKQYANAWMHAGAVRVDGEKMSKSLGNFFTIREVLEKYHPEVVRYLLVSSHYRSPINYSEDSLKEAKGALDRFYTALRGLPEVAAAGGEAFVERFGAAMDDDFNSPEACAVLFDMAREINRLRESDLQGAAALAKQLVKMAEALGVLQLEPNEFLQGGAKGSVDPGEVDALISARLQARAEKNWAESDRIRDQLTAMGVVLEDGKGGTTWRLAE